From Shewanella psychrophila, a single genomic window includes:
- a CDS encoding DUF3302 domain-containing protein, translating into MFLDYFALGVIFFVAIFLFYGIIVIHDIPYEIAKERNHPQQDALHIAGWVSLFTLHAIWPFLWIWATLYREDRGWGFNNVMQRELALEDEVKQLNKTVAQLEIRLQSIEQGSIKPNEQAVAASTNGKEA; encoded by the coding sequence GTGTTTTTAGACTATTTTGCTTTGGGCGTGATCTTCTTCGTCGCTATTTTTCTGTTTTACGGAATCATAGTCATTCATGATATTCCCTATGAGATTGCCAAAGAGCGTAATCATCCACAACAAGATGCACTGCATATTGCTGGTTGGGTAAGCTTGTTTACCTTACATGCCATCTGGCCATTTTTGTGGATTTGGGCAACCTTATATCGGGAGGACAGGGGCTGGGGATTTAATAATGTGATGCAGCGAGAGTTAGCATTAGAGGATGAAGTGAAGCAGCTTAATAAGACAGTTGCTCAATTAGAGATCCGATTGCAGTCCATAGAGCAAGGCTCAATTAAGCCCAATGAACAAGCTGTTGCAGCTTCAACTAATGGCAAGGAGGCATAA
- a CDS encoding D-2-hydroxyacid dehydrogenase — protein sequence MKLVVLDSFTLNPGDLSWEGLEQFGELDCYDRTDDELVISRAADAEILFTNKTVLDSNVLASLPKLKYIGVLATGTNVVDLDAASQQGIVVTNVPAYAPDAVAQMVFAHILHHTQKVSSHHNAVVDGAWSKCDDFCFTLSPLQSLKGKILGLIGYGAIGQQVANIGLAFGMTVLVNTRSQNASLPVGVEWCEREPLFTMADIVSLHCPLSGSTDKLINDKTLQQMKPSAILINTARGGLIDETALAQALEEGRITAAGVDVLSSEPPMPTNPLLSAKNISISPHNSWATIEARQKLLDIATNNLSHFLSGEQSELGKFENQVS from the coding sequence ATGAAGCTTGTCGTACTGGACAGTTTTACCCTTAATCCAGGTGATCTTAGTTGGGAAGGCCTTGAGCAATTTGGTGAATTAGATTGTTATGACAGAACTGATGACGAGTTAGTCATTTCTCGAGCAGCAGATGCCGAGATCCTATTTACTAACAAGACTGTGCTCGATAGCAATGTACTGGCCTCGCTGCCCAAGCTTAAATATATCGGGGTATTGGCAACCGGGACGAATGTTGTTGATCTCGATGCAGCAAGTCAGCAAGGCATAGTGGTGACCAATGTGCCAGCCTATGCCCCTGATGCAGTTGCCCAGATGGTATTTGCTCATATCTTGCATCATACCCAAAAAGTCAGTAGCCACCATAACGCGGTAGTAGATGGAGCTTGGTCTAAGTGTGATGATTTTTGTTTCACCCTGTCTCCACTGCAATCACTCAAGGGTAAAATCTTAGGTTTGATAGGTTATGGCGCTATTGGCCAACAAGTGGCGAATATTGGATTAGCTTTTGGCATGACGGTTCTGGTCAATACCCGTTCTCAAAATGCTAGTCTGCCTGTAGGAGTAGAATGGTGTGAGCGAGAGCCGCTGTTTACTATGGCCGATATTGTGTCATTACACTGTCCCTTATCTGGAAGCACCGACAAGCTGATTAATGATAAAACGCTACAGCAGATGAAACCGAGTGCCATATTAATCAACACGGCTCGCGGTGGACTCATTGATGAAACTGCCCTTGCACAGGCTTTAGAAGAGGGAAGGATTACTGCCGCTGGGGTCGATGTACTCTCGAGTGAGCCGCCAATGCCAACTAATCCTTTACTCAGCGCAAAGAATATTTCAATTAGCCCCCATAATTCCTGGGCAACCATAGAAGCTAGGCAGAAGTTACTTGATATTGCCACCAATAACCTGAGTCATTTTTTATCTGGTGAGCAAAGTGAGCTTGGTAAGTTCGAAAACCAAGTGAGCTAA
- a CDS encoding outer membrane beta-barrel protein, whose product MKKYTQLLLTAWVGTSALFTVSASAEVFVAPFAGYNFAASEFDVTKTDTSEQGSVKIAESANYGVMFGVTTKDPGNIYFLYSSQSTDLRTGGNFSPDSITDLTVDYFHIGGSLFFPNGNLKPYVTASVGMTNMRPSGDYSNESRFSMGFGAGLEYEVTPAVSLFADARGYATFISSDNALFCNGGQCIWNIHADIMWQGQVNAGVKLTF is encoded by the coding sequence ATGAAAAAGTATACTCAGTTACTGCTCACGGCTTGGGTCGGCACAAGTGCCTTGTTTACTGTATCTGCATCGGCCGAAGTTTTTGTCGCCCCTTTTGCTGGTTATAACTTTGCAGCTAGCGAATTTGATGTGACTAAGACAGATACTAGTGAACAGGGGAGTGTCAAAATTGCCGAATCCGCTAACTACGGTGTGATGTTTGGAGTCACCACCAAAGATCCCGGTAATATCTATTTTCTCTATAGTAGTCAGAGTACAGATCTGCGAACTGGTGGTAATTTTAGCCCGGACTCAATAACCGATTTGACTGTCGATTACTTCCATATCGGTGGATCGCTATTCTTTCCTAACGGTAACTTAAAGCCTTATGTTACCGCGAGTGTGGGGATGACTAATATGAGGCCCAGTGGTGACTATTCCAATGAGTCACGCTTTTCCATGGGGTTTGGTGCCGGACTCGAGTACGAAGTGACTCCCGCTGTTTCACTGTTTGCCGATGCTAGGGGATATGCCACGTTCATCAGTAGTGATAACGCCCTGTTTTGTAATGGTGGCCAGTGCATATGGAATATTCATGCCGATATTATGTGGCAAGGACAAGTTAACGCAGGTGTAAAGTTAACTTTCTAA
- the djlA gene encoding co-chaperone DjlA — protein sequence MRIWGKFFGFAIGFMFGRFIGGLIGLWLGHLYDKKSAQLSGIIGKGANRQTLFFNTTFAVMGHVAKASGQVTENDIRIATMLMDQMQLKGEARKEAQKAFSEGKAIDFDIKACLKTFRIISMGRKELLQMFLEIQIQTALSDAELDPKEHAILLTIAQELGYSRSQLDELLKRWQAEFNFHKGGGSQTSIEDAYDLLGMAESSSDQEVKRAYRKLMNEHHPDKLVAKGLPEEMMELANRKAQDIQAAYDRVKSDRGMR from the coding sequence ATGCGTATTTGGGGTAAGTTTTTTGGTTTCGCCATAGGTTTTATGTTTGGGCGATTCATTGGAGGCCTGATTGGCCTCTGGTTAGGCCATTTATATGATAAAAAAAGTGCCCAGCTGAGTGGGATTATAGGTAAGGGGGCCAATAGACAGACGCTTTTCTTTAATACGACTTTTGCTGTGATGGGTCATGTAGCGAAAGCATCGGGCCAGGTTACTGAGAACGATATTCGTATCGCGACCATGTTGATGGATCAGATGCAGCTTAAAGGTGAGGCGAGGAAAGAAGCTCAGAAAGCGTTTAGCGAAGGCAAGGCTATTGATTTCGATATCAAGGCCTGCTTAAAAACCTTTAGAATCATCTCCATGGGTCGTAAAGAGTTGTTGCAGATGTTTCTGGAAATCCAGATCCAGACAGCTCTGTCTGATGCCGAGCTCGATCCTAAGGAACATGCTATTCTACTTACCATTGCCCAAGAGCTAGGGTATAGCCGCAGCCAGTTAGACGAGTTACTTAAGCGTTGGCAAGCTGAGTTTAACTTTCACAAGGGAGGCGGTAGCCAAACGAGTATCGAAGATGCTTATGATCTCTTGGGTATGGCCGAGTCATCGTCGGATCAAGAAGTAAAACGGGCTTATCGTAAACTGATGAACGAACATCACCCAGACAAACTAGTGGCTAAAGGTCTCCCTGAAGAGATGATGGAACTGGCCAACCGAAAGGCTCAAGATATACAGGCAGCGTACGATCGAGTTAAATCTGACAGGGGTATGCGCTAG
- the murU gene encoding N-acetylmuramate alpha-1-phosphate uridylyltransferase MurU — MKAMILAAGRGERLRPLTDSLPKPLVCVSGKPLIVYHIERLAAAGFDEIVINHAWLGEKLVEQLGDGSRWGIQLHYSEEQSALETGGGIKRALPLLGDEAFLVINGDVFMDDLPQDIDIGLAQINAGKMAHLWLVDNPIQHPNGDFPLHAGLVAAQKIGEEPALTFSGLGLYHPSLFDDTPEEGFPLAPLLRQKMPSDLVSGSHYSGYWCDVGTIERLEALEHRLQVG; from the coding sequence ATGAAGGCGATGATTCTAGCGGCCGGAAGAGGTGAAAGGCTGAGACCGTTAACCGACTCTCTTCCTAAACCCTTAGTGTGCGTTTCAGGCAAACCTTTGATCGTTTATCATATAGAGCGACTCGCAGCTGCCGGTTTCGATGAGATAGTGATCAACCATGCCTGGCTTGGAGAGAAGCTAGTAGAGCAACTTGGTGATGGCAGTCGCTGGGGCATTCAATTGCATTATAGTGAGGAGCAGAGTGCTTTAGAGACAGGTGGAGGTATTAAGCGTGCTTTGCCACTATTGGGCGATGAAGCATTTTTGGTAATAAATGGCGATGTGTTTATGGATGATCTGCCTCAAGATATCGATATCGGATTGGCGCAGATTAATGCTGGCAAAATGGCTCACCTCTGGTTAGTGGATAATCCTATTCAGCATCCTAATGGTGATTTTCCGCTGCATGCTGGCCTAGTAGCTGCCCAGAAAATAGGTGAAGAGCCGGCACTGACTTTCTCTGGATTGGGTCTCTATCATCCTTCGTTATTTGATGACACACCCGAAGAAGGTTTCCCGTTAGCGCCATTATTGCGGCAGAAGATGCCATCGGATCTGGTATCTGGCAGTCACTATTCAGGTTATTGGTGTGATGTTGGCACCATAGAGCGACTCGAAGCTTTGGAGCATAGACTTCAAGTCGGCTAG
- a CDS encoding aminoglycoside phosphotransferase family protein codes for MSDLRFLQLNTWLNQVFGTQLHPSLISGDASFRRYYRVFKDENSYIIMDSPPELIPVTPFIKLSKAYGGLGVNVPQVIESNVEDGFLLLSDLGDIQLFSRLNDESVEAYYSQALTLLDKFAAFTGNGEIGLPLYDSAFVRKELDIFTDWLIKHHLKLVIDTDTQKMLDHAFGLLVTNAEEQSKVGMHRDYHSRNLMLTADEFGTEQLSVIDFQDAVIGPVTYDAVSLLRDCYIRWPDSLVETLMEKHYLNQKQAGLVGSSVSLETYRRWFDLMGIQRHIKAAGIFSRLNYRDSKSAYMADIPMTLIYICDISARYPELERFSAWVANTLVPAFEGKR; via the coding sequence TTGTCAGATCTTAGATTTCTTCAGTTAAATACATGGTTAAACCAAGTTTTTGGCACTCAACTACACCCATCTCTTATCTCTGGAGATGCGAGTTTTAGACGCTATTATAGAGTGTTTAAAGATGAGAATAGTTACATCATCATGGATTCGCCACCTGAGTTGATCCCTGTGACTCCTTTTATAAAATTATCTAAAGCCTATGGTGGACTTGGCGTTAATGTTCCTCAAGTTATTGAATCTAATGTTGAAGATGGTTTTTTACTCTTGAGCGATTTAGGTGATATACAGCTTTTTTCACGGCTCAACGATGAGAGTGTCGAAGCATATTACTCGCAGGCATTAACCCTTTTGGACAAGTTCGCCGCTTTTACCGGAAATGGCGAAATAGGCTTACCTCTATATGATTCGGCCTTCGTTCGCAAAGAGTTAGATATTTTTACCGACTGGTTGATAAAGCATCATCTTAAGTTAGTTATCGATACCGATACCCAAAAGATGCTCGATCATGCCTTTGGTTTGTTAGTGACAAATGCAGAAGAACAATCAAAAGTCGGTATGCATAGAGATTATCACAGCCGTAACTTGATGCTCACTGCCGATGAGTTTGGCACCGAGCAACTTAGTGTGATTGATTTTCAAGATGCCGTAATAGGCCCTGTGACATATGATGCAGTGTCGTTATTACGAGATTGCTATATTCGTTGGCCAGATTCGCTGGTAGAGACCTTGATGGAGAAGCATTATTTAAATCAGAAACAAGCTGGTCTGGTCGGTAGTTCGGTAAGCTTAGAGACGTACCGAAGATGGTTCGATCTGATGGGAATACAGAGACATATAAAGGCGGCAGGTATTTTTTCTCGCTTAAACTATAGAGATAGTAAGTCTGCCTACATGGCGGATATTCCTATGACACTGATCTATATCTGTGATATTTCAGCACGTTACCCTGAACTTGAGCGATTTAGTGCTTGGGTAGCTAACACCTTAGTGCCCGCATTTGAGGGCAAACGATGA
- the lptD gene encoding LPS assembly protein LptD: MHIRYFLALSLLPQLVLAEETTPEPDASIQCLVEPPVPRMAVVDPEASETDLQEIRILSDRSEAQMGKQAKFNGNVSFSQGGRHIAADEAILNQQSERLDANGNLVFQDQMFTITADSLVAQMRDNSATLSGAQYWLHGQQIHGDAEKLEITPDNNLHLTKTNFTTCPPGDSSWLLEADKIKIDSTEEWGELWDAKLKIGGVPILYIPYMTIPVSDKRKSGFLFPTFSTSTTNGVEVATPYYWNIAPEYDLTFTPNYMSARGLFLKTDFRYLAGESQQGQLNVEYLGNDNMLSNNADRYLYHWEHKGAIDKNWRVLANFTQVSDNNYFNDMDSDVQSATDNQLSRLGEVSYFERNWDFSARVQDIKVLGEDEVPYQVMPQLNFNYRAPSLWNGLDFDLMSEVSNFKHQDNEFSTATRLHVEPSISFPIQGPAGSLTSEVKLLQTYYWQDDQGNPKNSELDDQVSRTLPQVRIHGQVNFERYTDYFNENYRQTLEPQFQYLYVGYEDQSNIGIYDTAQLQEDYFGLFRERRFSGLDRIADANQMTLGLTTRLFDENNIEKFKFSLGQIFYFQDSRVGINDPQIPTQTYTQENTSNSVLAAELSTQIYKDWYMSGAIQYDTKQSENKKSEVTLDFRPGANKLLQFSYRYVPDLLNTNTNESVNISQAGMRGAWPVSDSLYLVGNWYYDLNESRAVETYAGFQYESCCWALRLSYHYRIKTNYEDDNNSTLDNRELFESGVYLNFVIKGLGGSGPLGVTDMLNDGLFNYRKPLYLKN, encoded by the coding sequence ATGCATATCCGATATTTTTTGGCATTAAGCCTACTTCCCCAATTAGTCTTGGCTGAAGAAACCACGCCCGAGCCCGATGCCAGCATACAATGCTTGGTAGAGCCCCCAGTGCCTAGAATGGCAGTCGTCGATCCTGAAGCCTCTGAAACAGACCTTCAAGAGATACGTATACTCTCAGATCGCTCGGAAGCTCAGATGGGTAAACAAGCCAAATTTAATGGCAACGTCTCTTTTAGCCAAGGTGGCCGTCATATAGCGGCAGATGAAGCCATACTCAATCAGCAGAGTGAACGTCTGGATGCGAATGGAAATTTAGTCTTCCAAGATCAGATGTTCACCATCACCGCTGACTCTCTCGTGGCCCAGATGCGAGATAATAGTGCCACTCTTTCGGGCGCCCAATACTGGCTTCATGGTCAACAGATCCACGGTGACGCCGAAAAACTCGAAATAACACCCGATAACAACTTGCATCTCACCAAGACAAATTTCACCACTTGTCCCCCGGGAGATTCATCTTGGTTGCTCGAAGCAGACAAAATAAAGATAGACAGTACAGAGGAATGGGGCGAACTTTGGGATGCCAAGCTAAAGATTGGCGGTGTACCTATCTTGTATATCCCTTACATGACGATCCCGGTATCGGATAAACGTAAGTCTGGATTTCTGTTTCCAACATTTAGTACCAGCACCACCAATGGTGTCGAGGTTGCCACCCCTTATTACTGGAACATAGCACCTGAGTACGATCTGACATTTACTCCCAATTACATGTCGGCTCGAGGCTTATTTCTAAAAACTGACTTCAGATATTTAGCCGGTGAATCACAGCAAGGTCAGCTCAACGTTGAATATTTGGGTAACGATAACATGCTGAGTAACAACGCAGACCGTTACCTGTATCATTGGGAGCACAAGGGCGCGATCGATAAAAATTGGCGAGTATTAGCCAACTTCACCCAAGTATCCGATAATAACTATTTCAACGACATGGACTCGGATGTCCAATCAGCAACTGATAACCAGTTATCACGCTTAGGTGAGGTCAGCTATTTCGAAAGAAATTGGGACTTTAGCGCTAGAGTACAAGATATCAAGGTACTGGGAGAAGATGAGGTTCCTTATCAGGTGATGCCTCAGCTCAACTTTAACTATCGTGCACCATCGCTTTGGAACGGCTTGGATTTTGACTTAATGAGTGAAGTCAGCAACTTTAAGCACCAAGATAATGAATTTTCCACCGCCACTCGTCTCCATGTAGAACCGAGTATTTCATTTCCAATACAAGGTCCGGCAGGCTCCTTAACCAGTGAAGTTAAACTGCTGCAAACCTATTATTGGCAAGATGATCAGGGCAACCCCAAAAACAGTGAGTTAGACGATCAAGTTAGCCGTACTCTGCCCCAGGTGCGTATCCATGGGCAGGTTAACTTTGAGCGTTATACAGACTATTTTAATGAAAATTATCGCCAAACCTTAGAGCCACAGTTTCAATATCTCTACGTGGGTTATGAAGATCAATCTAATATCGGCATCTATGATACAGCCCAACTTCAGGAAGATTATTTCGGCCTGTTCAGAGAAAGGCGTTTCTCTGGGTTAGATCGAATCGCCGATGCAAACCAGATGACTTTAGGTTTAACAACCCGCTTATTTGACGAAAATAATATCGAGAAGTTCAAATTCAGTCTGGGACAGATATTCTACTTCCAAGATAGCCGTGTCGGCATCAACGATCCACAAATTCCGACTCAGACCTACACTCAGGAAAATACTTCTAACTCAGTCTTAGCGGCAGAGTTGAGTACTCAAATATACAAAGACTGGTATATGAGTGGAGCAATTCAGTATGATACTAAGCAGAGTGAAAACAAGAAGAGTGAAGTGACTTTAGATTTTCGTCCTGGGGCGAATAAGTTACTGCAATTTAGCTATCGCTATGTGCCCGACTTGCTTAACACCAACACTAATGAGTCTGTCAACATATCCCAGGCTGGCATGCGAGGTGCTTGGCCTGTTAGCGATAGCCTATACCTAGTTGGAAACTGGTATTATGACCTCAATGAAAGCCGTGCAGTAGAAACCTATGCAGGCTTTCAATATGAATCGTGTTGCTGGGCTCTACGTTTAAGTTATCATTACCGCATCAAAACCAATTACGAAGACGATAATAATTCAACTTTGGATAATCGTGAACTCTTCGAAAGCGGAGTGTATCTAAACTTCGTCATTAAGGGACTCGGTGGTTCCGGCCCATTAGGTGTGACAGATATGCTCAATGATGGATTGTTTAACTATAGAAAACCTTTATACCTTAAAAACTAG
- the surA gene encoding peptidylprolyl isomerase SurA has translation MKPCKHLIIAILSLAMSHTVQAENKSLDRVSVQINEGIVLESEITNMVKTVKANATAAGQSLPSDQALRTQVIERLIMTRLQMQMADRIGLHIGDLQLDQTIGNIAKEQKLTVDQMRQKITSEGMSWGQYREQLREEITLGEIQRIQVQRRIQVSPQEINNLVSMIEEQGLKQIEFQIGHILIEIPSNPTSEQLEQASNRANKVLERVKDGGDFRRTAIAASAGPKALEGGIWDYMNINEMPTLFAEVLSDAKKGDIIGPIRSGAGFHIIKVMDARGLQTKEVNEVRSRHILIKPSPILSEERAKAMLDKFVKQIRAGDADFAALARQYSEDPGSGAKGGELGWADPTVYVPAFSQTLKELKVNEISEPFRSSHGWHIVQLEERRKTDATDQFNTNKAHQLIFRRKFNEELQTWLDEMRAEAYIEVFEADFNRG, from the coding sequence ATGAAACCCTGTAAACATTTGATTATTGCTATTCTGAGCTTGGCCATGAGTCACACAGTTCAAGCCGAAAATAAATCTTTAGACCGGGTATCGGTGCAGATTAATGAAGGTATAGTACTTGAAAGCGAAATAACCAATATGGTGAAAACTGTTAAGGCTAATGCCACAGCAGCAGGCCAATCTTTACCTTCAGATCAGGCTTTAAGAACCCAAGTTATCGAACGCTTGATCATGACACGTCTGCAAATGCAGATGGCCGATAGAATCGGTTTGCATATTGGTGACCTACAGTTAGATCAAACCATAGGTAACATCGCCAAAGAACAGAAGCTCACCGTCGATCAGATGAGACAAAAAATTACTAGTGAAGGTATGAGTTGGGGTCAATATCGTGAACAACTAAGAGAAGAGATCACTTTAGGTGAAATTCAGCGAATTCAGGTACAGCGCCGTATTCAGGTATCACCACAAGAGATCAACAATCTGGTTAGCATGATAGAAGAGCAAGGTCTTAAACAGATTGAGTTCCAAATCGGTCATATATTGATTGAGATCCCAAGCAACCCGACCAGTGAACAACTTGAACAAGCAAGCAACCGTGCCAATAAAGTATTGGAACGTGTCAAAGATGGTGGAGATTTTCGCCGCACGGCTATCGCAGCATCGGCCGGCCCTAAAGCTCTCGAGGGGGGTATCTGGGATTATATGAATATCAACGAGATGCCGACTCTTTTCGCTGAAGTGTTATCCGATGCAAAAAAAGGCGATATAATTGGACCCATTAGAAGTGGTGCAGGCTTCCATATAATCAAGGTGATGGATGCTCGTGGTCTGCAGACCAAAGAGGTTAACGAAGTTCGCTCTCGTCATATCCTAATCAAGCCTTCACCTATTCTTTCAGAAGAGCGGGCTAAGGCCATGCTGGATAAGTTTGTTAAGCAAATCCGCGCAGGTGATGCTGATTTTGCAGCTCTTGCTCGCCAGTATTCTGAAGATCCAGGTTCAGGGGCCAAAGGCGGTGAGCTAGGTTGGGCCGATCCAACAGTTTATGTACCGGCGTTTTCTCAGACCCTGAAAGAACTTAAGGTCAATGAAATCAGTGAGCCTTTCCGCTCTAGCCATGGCTGGCATATAGTCCAGTTGGAAGAGCGTCGTAAGACAGATGCGACAGATCAATTTAATACCAATAAAGCACATCAACTCATCTTCCGTCGTAAATTTAACGAAGAGTTACAGACTTGGTTAGACGAGATGAGAGCAGAAGCTTATATCGAAGTTTTTGAAGCTGATTTCAATAGAGGTTAA
- the pdxA gene encoding 4-hydroxythreonine-4-phosphate dehydrogenase PdxA, whose product MTTKRIAITAGEPAGIGPDLVIQLAQQAWPAELVVCADPELLTSRAKKLGLPLLLRPYQPNQAPKAQEVGTLTIAPFSLAVASSCGQLDDQNSAYVVDTLRYAGEKNMNGEFDAVVTGPVHKGIINQAGLPFSGHTEFFANQANCQDVVMMLSAPGLHVALVTTHIPLAYVSKAITRDRLHQIIKILHTDLVDKFAIEQPKIYVCGLNPHAGEDGHLGREELDTIIPALEELRELGMSIVGPLPADTIFQPKYLEDADVILAMYHDQGLPVLKSQGFGSSVNITLGLPYIRTSVDHGTALDLAGTGTADIGSFVCALNKAIDLAVKAG is encoded by the coding sequence TTGACGACTAAACGTATTGCCATAACTGCGGGTGAGCCCGCAGGTATCGGTCCAGATTTAGTTATTCAACTAGCTCAGCAGGCTTGGCCTGCTGAGCTAGTTGTTTGTGCTGATCCTGAATTATTAACATCAAGAGCCAAGAAACTCGGTCTGCCACTTCTACTGCGGCCCTATCAGCCAAATCAAGCACCTAAGGCACAGGAAGTCGGCACCTTGACGATAGCCCCCTTCTCCCTAGCTGTTGCGAGTTCATGTGGCCAACTCGATGACCAAAATAGCGCCTATGTCGTCGACACATTACGCTATGCTGGCGAAAAAAATATGAATGGCGAGTTCGATGCTGTGGTTACGGGTCCTGTACATAAAGGGATCATAAACCAAGCAGGGCTCCCATTCAGTGGCCATACTGAATTTTTTGCCAACCAGGCAAATTGCCAAGATGTGGTCATGATGCTATCGGCTCCTGGATTGCATGTGGCTCTCGTGACGACACATATTCCCTTGGCTTATGTGTCTAAAGCGATCACTCGTGATCGTCTGCATCAAATAATTAAAATATTGCATACGGATCTCGTCGACAAGTTTGCAATAGAGCAACCCAAGATATATGTATGTGGGCTTAACCCCCATGCAGGAGAAGATGGTCATCTGGGCCGTGAAGAACTCGATACCATCATCCCGGCACTCGAAGAGTTACGTGAGCTAGGGATGAGTATTGTAGGCCCACTGCCAGCAGACACCATTTTCCAACCTAAGTATCTCGAAGATGCAGATGTGATACTCGCCATGTATCACGATCAAGGCCTTCCTGTACTTAAATCTCAGGGGTTTGGTAGTTCGGTTAACATTACCTTAGGACTCCCCTACATTCGTACCTCCGTCGACCATGGCACAGCGCTAGATCTCGCCGGAACAGGTACTGCAGACATAGGAAGCTTCGTCTGCGCACTAAACAAAGCCATAGATTTGGCAGTAAAAGCTGGATAA
- the rsmA gene encoding 16S rRNA (adenine(1518)-N(6)/adenine(1519)-N(6))-dimethyltransferase RsmA, which produces MSNRVHLGHTARKRFGQNFLTDHNVINRIVGAIAPDNDHVMVEIGPGLGALTEPVASSIDKLTVVELDKDLVERLKEHPTLKDKLEIHQGDALNFDFTQLIEEDKELKVFGNLPYNISTPLMFHLFEFAEHIKNMHFMLQKEVVLRLSATPGTKAYGRLTVMAQYHCQVMPVLEVPPGCFTPAPKVDSAVVRLVPYKQKPWPCKDVDFLRHLTTTAFNMRRKTLRNNLKQMISDEEFQQLNIDSSLRPEQISVEQYVAMANLVLDRKAAEQT; this is translated from the coding sequence ATGAGTAATAGAGTACATTTAGGCCATACAGCCAGAAAACGTTTCGGGCAGAACTTCCTGACTGATCATAATGTCATTAACCGTATTGTCGGCGCTATAGCACCGGACAATGATCATGTCATGGTCGAAATCGGCCCTGGTCTAGGCGCGCTAACAGAGCCGGTTGCAAGTTCCATTGATAAGTTGACAGTTGTTGAGCTGGATAAAGATCTGGTTGAGCGACTAAAAGAGCACCCGACGCTAAAAGATAAGTTAGAAATCCATCAGGGTGATGCCCTGAATTTCGATTTCACTCAGCTTATAGAAGAAGACAAAGAACTTAAAGTTTTCGGTAACTTACCTTATAACATCTCTACTCCCTTGATGTTTCATCTGTTCGAGTTTGCCGAACACATCAAGAACATGCATTTTATGCTACAAAAAGAGGTCGTATTAAGACTGTCTGCAACACCTGGCACTAAAGCCTATGGTCGCTTGACTGTTATGGCTCAATATCACTGCCAGGTAATGCCTGTACTCGAAGTGCCACCAGGATGCTTTACACCTGCCCCTAAAGTTGACTCGGCAGTAGTGCGATTAGTCCCTTACAAGCAGAAGCCTTGGCCATGTAAAGATGTAGATTTTCTTAGGCACCTGACGACGACGGCTTTCAACATGCGTCGCAAGACTTTACGTAACAACTTGAAGCAGATGATTTCAGATGAAGAGTTCCAGCAACTCAACATAGATTCATCATTGAGACCCGAACAGATCTCTGTTGAACAATACGTTGCAATGGCTAACCTGGTCCTAGATAGGAAGGCTGCCGAGCAAACATAA
- the apaG gene encoding Co2+/Mg2+ efflux protein ApaG, which translates to MSELGSTIKVEVKTEYIEEQSSPKEERYLFRYTITIINLGQTAVTLESRHWRITDSNDHKSEVQGAGVVGETPRIEPDTAYQYTSGTVLETPLGVMQGTYTMVTDDGEQFQAIIHPFRLSVPGLLH; encoded by the coding sequence ATGTCAGAGCTTGGGTCGACCATCAAGGTAGAAGTAAAAACTGAATATATTGAAGAACAGTCATCTCCCAAAGAGGAGAGATACCTTTTCAGATATACCATCACCATCATCAACCTGGGACAAACAGCTGTCACGCTAGAAAGTCGCCACTGGCGTATTACCGACTCTAATGATCATAAGAGTGAGGTCCAAGGTGCGGGTGTGGTCGGTGAAACACCAAGAATAGAGCCCGACACAGCATATCAATATACCAGTGGAACGGTTTTAGAAACGCCACTTGGCGTCATGCAAGGCACATACACTATGGTGACTGATGACGGTGAACAATTCCAAGCGATCATTCATCCATTTAGGTTATCCGTTCCAGGTTTACTTCATTAA